One Streptomyces sp. B21-105 genomic region harbors:
- a CDS encoding threonine/serine dehydratase yields the protein MIGISDIEAAAERIAGHVVRTPTVPSPGLSDLLGVPVTMKLELLQRTGSFKARGATAKLLSLSEAERAAGVVAVSGGNHGVALAVMAAALDVKATVVMPRSAPARSVETAEAAGASVRLTDGMDTAFALVERLRDEGLTLVHPFDDPLVVAGQGTVGLELAADADELTDVLVSIGGGGLIAGVAAALRARRPQVRVWGVETEGAQAMSQALAAGGPVPVALSSIVTTLSAPSVSRLTYDHVRALVTEVLAVSDREAVRGCVELAEHAKVWTEPAAGCLLPAARRVVERVGDGARLGLVVCGGNATTSDMRAWTDRFEMR from the coding sequence TTGATCGGCATATCGGACATCGAAGCCGCCGCCGAACGGATCGCCGGACATGTCGTCCGCACCCCGACCGTGCCGAGCCCGGGCCTGTCGGACCTGCTCGGCGTCCCGGTGACCATGAAGCTCGAACTCCTCCAGCGCACCGGCTCGTTCAAGGCGCGCGGCGCGACGGCGAAGCTGCTGTCGCTGAGCGAGGCCGAGCGCGCCGCCGGGGTGGTGGCCGTGAGCGGCGGGAACCACGGCGTCGCACTCGCGGTGATGGCGGCCGCCCTGGATGTGAAGGCCACGGTGGTGATGCCGCGTTCGGCGCCCGCGCGCTCCGTGGAGACCGCGGAGGCGGCCGGTGCCTCGGTGCGGCTGACCGACGGGATGGACACCGCGTTCGCGCTGGTGGAGCGGTTGCGCGACGAAGGCCTCACGTTGGTGCACCCGTTCGACGATCCGCTGGTCGTCGCCGGGCAGGGCACCGTCGGACTGGAGCTCGCCGCCGACGCCGACGAGCTCACCGACGTGCTGGTCAGCATCGGGGGCGGCGGGCTGATCGCGGGCGTCGCCGCGGCGCTGCGGGCGCGCCGCCCGCAGGTGCGGGTCTGGGGCGTGGAGACGGAGGGCGCGCAGGCGATGTCGCAGGCGCTGGCGGCGGGCGGGCCGGTGCCGGTGGCGCTGTCGTCGATCGTCACCACGCTCAGCGCGCCCAGCGTCTCGCGGTTGACGTACGACCATGTCCGCGCGCTGGTCACCGAGGTGCTGGCGGTCTCCGACCGGGAGGCGGTGCGCGGGTGCGTGGAGTTGGCCGAGCACGCGAAGGTGTGGACCGAGCCGGCGGCCGGCTGTCTGCTGCCCGCGGCCCGGCGGGTCGTCGAGCGGGTCGGCGACGGGGCACGGCTGGGACTGGTGGTCTGCGGGGGCAACGCGACCACTTCCGACATGAGGGCTTGGACAGACCGGTTCGAGATGCGCTGA
- a CDS encoding serine/threonine protein kinase, which yields MTMVKTHVSTHEWVAGRYRLLDVVHRETNRVSWYGEYVEETGSARPCLVTRIGLPVDQGEEKARQAADRVLRMSETMARLCPGRIASVVDALEEEGSLWTVTEWIDGLPLGQLIAQKGAFSPGRAAAIGLQLLDVLEVAHGEGITHGELSPGQIFVRSQGPLVLTGFGLAGATLAPRVAAPSYASPEQARDERIGPAADLWALGALLYTMVEGRPPYRDRDRPEATLKGVDRLPLRAPLRAGSLTPVVQGLLRKDSRERLTRTVVRQSLTRLLDDDPHAAVPAPGLRRFRIAARHVGPQWSGRAMAAGTALAVVTVALAALAVAQSMPDGENTAAGDAQARPSVSATGPGKDPGDRAPATPAPAPTPTPIPTAPASPSPSTPPRTSPTPSPPATADALPDGFRVYRADEGFSVALPKGWKRLDTARASDGAYRVTFGAKGDPRTLAITYSKSAGPDPVAVWRDDVEPNLRRTAGFRRIGEIRATTYQGYKGADMEWLADGAAGQERTFGRGFLLGGHRSFSLRWTTPAAEWNTSADRQALDTFFKTFRPGSAA from the coding sequence ATGACCATGGTCAAGACGCACGTCTCCACGCACGAGTGGGTCGCCGGGAGGTACCGGCTGCTCGACGTCGTCCACCGGGAGACGAACCGCGTCAGCTGGTACGGCGAGTACGTGGAGGAGACCGGGTCGGCCCGGCCCTGCCTGGTCACCAGGATCGGTCTGCCCGTCGACCAGGGCGAGGAGAAGGCGCGCCAGGCCGCCGACCGGGTGCTGCGCATGTCGGAGACGATGGCCCGGCTGTGCCCGGGCCGGATCGCCTCGGTCGTCGACGCCCTGGAGGAGGAGGGGTCCCTGTGGACCGTCACCGAATGGATCGACGGCCTCCCGTTGGGCCAGCTGATCGCACAGAAGGGCGCGTTCAGTCCGGGCAGGGCCGCGGCGATCGGGCTGCAACTGCTCGACGTGCTCGAGGTCGCGCACGGTGAGGGCATCACCCACGGCGAGCTGAGCCCCGGCCAGATCTTCGTGCGGAGCCAGGGTCCCCTCGTCCTCACCGGGTTCGGGCTGGCCGGCGCGACCCTGGCCCCGCGCGTGGCGGCCCCGTCGTACGCCTCCCCCGAGCAGGCCCGCGACGAGCGGATCGGCCCGGCCGCCGACCTGTGGGCGCTGGGCGCGCTCCTCTACACGATGGTCGAGGGACGGCCGCCGTACCGGGACCGGGACAGGCCCGAGGCCACCCTCAAGGGCGTGGACAGGCTGCCGTTGCGCGCCCCGCTGCGCGCCGGTTCCCTCACCCCGGTCGTGCAGGGGCTGCTGCGCAAGGACTCCCGGGAGCGGCTGACCCGCACGGTGGTGCGCCAGTCCCTCACCCGGCTGCTGGACGACGACCCGCACGCCGCCGTGCCCGCTCCCGGGCTGCGCCGCTTCCGCATCGCCGCACGGCACGTCGGCCCCCAGTGGAGCGGCCGGGCGATGGCGGCCGGGACGGCGCTGGCCGTCGTCACCGTGGCGCTCGCCGCCCTCGCCGTGGCCCAGAGCATGCCCGACGGCGAGAACACGGCGGCGGGCGACGCGCAGGCCCGGCCGTCCGTCTCCGCCACGGGGCCGGGCAAGGACCCCGGCGACAGAGCCCCCGCCACGCCGGCCCCGGCCCCCACACCGACCCCCATTCCCACCGCGCCGGCCAGCCCGTCCCCGAGCACACCCCCGCGCACCTCGCCCACGCCCTCACCGCCCGCCACCGCCGACGCCCTCCCGGACGGCTTCCGGGTCTACCGCGCCGACGAGGGCTTCTCGGTGGCCCTGCCCAAGGGCTGGAAGCGGCTGGACACCGCCCGCGCCTCCGACGGGGCCTATCGCGTCACCTTCGGCGCGAAGGGCGACCCGCGCACCCTCGCGATCACCTACAGCAAGAGCGCCGGACCCGACCCGGTCGCCGTCTGGCGCGACGACGTCGAACCCAACCTGCGGCGGACCGCGGGGTTCCGGCGGATCGGCGAGATCAGGGCCACGACGTACCAGGGGTACAAGGGCGCCGACATGGAATGGCTCGCCGACGGCGCCGCCGGGCAGGAACGCACGTTCGGCCGCGGATTCCTGCTCGGCGGGCACCGCAGCTTCTCGCTGCGCTGGACGACGCCCGCCGCGGAGTGGAACACGAGCGCCGACCGGCAGGCCCTCGACACGTTCTTCAAGACCTTCCGTCCGGGTTCGGCCGCCTAG
- a CDS encoding DUF6328 family protein: protein MTDTATSAEQRTGRNETEEERADRMWGELIQEIRVAQTGVQILFGFLLTVVFTPRYADLRDIDQVIYIVTVVLGACATGALIGPVSLHRLVSGRRVKPQAVRVASRLTLVGLLLLLATMTSSLLLILRVATHDAFVPWLVTGVVAWYGLCWFVLPLWTRSHYTTD from the coding sequence GTGACGGACACGGCGACGAGCGCCGAGCAGCGCACGGGGCGCAACGAGACGGAGGAGGAGAGAGCCGACCGGATGTGGGGGGAGCTCATCCAGGAGATCCGCGTCGCCCAGACGGGCGTCCAGATCCTCTTCGGCTTCCTGCTGACCGTCGTGTTCACCCCGCGCTACGCGGACCTGCGCGACATCGACCAGGTCATCTACATCGTGACCGTGGTCCTCGGCGCCTGTGCGACCGGCGCCCTCATCGGCCCGGTGTCCCTGCACCGCCTGGTCTCCGGACGGCGGGTCAAGCCGCAGGCGGTGCGGGTGGCGTCCAGGCTGACCCTCGTCGGCCTGCTCCTGCTGCTCGCCACCATGACCTCCTCGCTGCTGCTGATCCTGCGGGTGGCCACCCACGACGCGTTCGTGCCGTGGCTGGTCACGGGCGTGGTCGCGTGGTACGGGCTGTGCTGGTTCGTGCTGCCCCTGTGGACCCGGAGCCACTACACCACCGACTGA
- a CDS encoding aldo/keto reductase, with protein sequence MEEREFGRSGQHASVVGLGTWQLGADWGDVDDKEALTVLEAAAESGVTFFDTADVYGDGRSEQTIAAFLSGRPDLHVLVATKMGRRLDQIPENYVLDNFRAWNDRSRRNLGVDRIDLVQLHCPPTPVYSSDEVFDALDTLVEEERIAHYGVSVETCAEALTAIARPGVASVQIILNPFRLKPLAEVLPAAREAGVGIIARVPLASGLLSGKYTKDTVFADNDHRAYNRHGEAFDQGETFSGVDYATGVEAAVEFAALAPEGYTPAQLALRWIVQQPGVTTVIPGARSPEQARANAAAARLPELSDATLAAVRDLYDRRIKEQVEGRW encoded by the coding sequence ATGGAAGAACGCGAATTCGGCAGGTCCGGTCAGCATGCGTCCGTCGTCGGTCTCGGCACCTGGCAACTGGGGGCCGACTGGGGCGACGTCGACGACAAGGAAGCCCTGACGGTGCTGGAGGCGGCGGCCGAGTCGGGAGTCACCTTCTTCGACACCGCCGACGTGTACGGCGACGGACGCAGCGAGCAGACCATCGCCGCCTTCCTGAGCGGCCGGCCCGACCTGCATGTGCTGGTCGCCACGAAGATGGGCCGCCGCCTCGACCAGATCCCCGAGAACTACGTCCTGGACAACTTCCGCGCCTGGAACGACCGCTCCCGCCGCAACCTCGGCGTCGACCGCATCGACCTCGTGCAGCTGCACTGCCCGCCGACCCCGGTGTACTCCAGCGACGAGGTGTTCGACGCCCTCGACACCCTCGTCGAGGAGGAGCGCATCGCGCACTACGGCGTCAGCGTGGAGACCTGCGCCGAAGCCCTCACCGCGATCGCCCGGCCGGGCGTGGCCAGCGTCCAGATCATCCTCAACCCGTTCCGGCTCAAGCCCCTGGCCGAGGTGCTCCCGGCGGCCCGCGAGGCCGGCGTCGGCATCATCGCCCGGGTCCCGCTCGCCTCCGGCCTGCTGTCCGGGAAGTACACCAAGGACACCGTCTTCGCGGACAACGACCACCGCGCCTACAACCGGCACGGTGAGGCCTTCGACCAGGGCGAGACCTTCTCCGGCGTCGACTACGCCACCGGCGTCGAGGCAGCCGTCGAGTTCGCGGCCCTCGCCCCCGAGGGGTACACCCCGGCCCAGCTGGCGCTGCGCTGGATCGTCCAGCAGCCCGGTGTGACCACCGTGATCCCGGGCGCCCGCTCGCCCGAGCAGGCCCGCGCCAATGCCGCCGCCGCCCGGCTCCCGGAGCTCTCGGACGCCACGCTCGCTGCCGTCCGCGACCTCTACGACCGGCGGATCAAGGAACAGGTCGAGGGCCGCTGGTAG
- a CDS encoding FAD-dependent monooxygenase, whose amino-acid sequence MRVKVACVGGGPAGLYLSILLKRQDPSHDITVHERNPEGSTYGWGVTYWQGLLDELRARDPESAHAIEESSVRWNEGVAHVRDLATRQPGDEGHGIGRHRLLEILADRARALGVRLEFESEITAENLPDADLVVAGDGVRSALRTHHADDFGAQLTEGRNSYVWLGTTKVFDSFTFAFVETAHGWIWCYGYPFSDEQSTCVIECAPETLTGLGLDRASEADSLADLEKLFAHILDGHPLVGRASSAGGSTQWLTFRTLVNRAWRRGNLVLLGDAAHTTHYSIGAGTTLALEDAIALAEALRDSVDLPQALDRYERVRKSALLSQQSAARYSARWYENLTRYIHLPPEQMFALLGQRHSPLLPYVPPQLYYRLDRAAGRLEALRRLKRWLGPKLARGAHVRALTAGK is encoded by the coding sequence GTGCGCGTGAAGGTCGCCTGTGTCGGCGGCGGGCCCGCCGGCCTGTATCTCTCCATCCTGCTCAAGCGGCAGGACCCGTCCCACGACATCACCGTCCACGAACGCAACCCGGAGGGCTCGACCTACGGCTGGGGCGTCACGTACTGGCAGGGGCTCCTCGACGAACTCCGCGCCCGCGACCCCGAGTCGGCGCACGCGATCGAGGAGAGCTCCGTCCGCTGGAACGAGGGCGTCGCCCATGTACGGGACCTGGCGACCCGTCAGCCGGGCGACGAGGGGCACGGCATCGGCCGACACCGGCTGCTGGAGATCCTCGCGGACCGGGCCCGCGCGCTCGGCGTCCGGCTGGAGTTCGAGAGCGAGATCACCGCGGAGAACCTGCCGGACGCCGACCTCGTGGTGGCCGGCGACGGCGTGCGCAGCGCGCTGCGCACCCACCACGCGGACGACTTCGGCGCTCAGCTCACCGAGGGCCGCAACTCCTACGTCTGGCTCGGCACGACCAAGGTCTTCGACTCCTTCACCTTCGCCTTCGTGGAAACCGCGCACGGCTGGATCTGGTGCTACGGGTATCCCTTCAGCGACGAGCAGAGCACCTGCGTGATCGAGTGCGCCCCCGAGACGCTGACCGGACTCGGCCTCGACCGGGCGAGCGAGGCCGACAGCCTCGCCGACCTGGAGAAGCTCTTCGCGCACATCCTCGACGGTCACCCCCTCGTGGGCCGCGCCTCCTCCGCCGGCGGCAGCACCCAGTGGCTGACCTTCCGCACCCTCGTCAACCGCGCCTGGCGCCGCGGCAACCTCGTCCTCCTGGGCGACGCCGCCCACACCACGCACTACTCGATCGGCGCCGGCACCACCCTCGCCCTGGAGGACGCCATCGCCCTCGCCGAGGCGCTGCGCGACAGCGTGGACCTTCCGCAGGCCCTCGACCGCTACGAACGCGTACGCAAGTCCGCTCTGCTGTCCCAGCAGAGCGCCGCCCGCTACAGCGCCCGGTGGTACGAGAACCTCACCCGCTACATCCATCTCCCGCCGGAGCAGATGTTCGCCCTGCTCGGACAGCGCCACTCGCCCCTGCTGCCCTATGTCCCGCCCCAGTTGTACTACCGCCTCGACAGGGCGGCCGGACGCCTGGAAGCGCTGCGCCGCCTCAAGCGCTGGCTGGGTCCGAAGCTGGCGCGCGGCGCGCACGTCCGTGCGCTGACCGCCGGCAAGTAG
- the melC1 gene encoding apotyrosinase chaperone MelC1: protein MPQLSRRRALTAAAGAAAGVSLTAVPAARAADARHDGHGSPEAFDEVYKGRRIQGRSGGGSGHHHGGYAVYVDGVELHVMRNADGSWISVVGHYDPVATPRAAARAAVDELQGARLVPFPAG, encoded by the coding sequence ATGCCACAGCTCAGCCGCCGTCGCGCGCTCACCGCGGCCGCCGGCGCCGCCGCCGGCGTCTCGCTCACCGCCGTCCCCGCCGCCCGGGCCGCCGACGCCCGGCACGACGGGCACGGCTCCCCCGAGGCTTTCGACGAGGTCTACAAGGGCCGCCGGATACAGGGCCGGAGCGGCGGCGGCAGTGGCCATCACCACGGCGGCTACGCCGTGTACGTCGACGGGGTGGAGCTGCACGTGATGCGCAACGCCGACGGTTCCTGGATCAGCGTGGTCGGTCACTACGACCCGGTGGCCACCCCGCGGGCCGCGGCCCGCGCCGCGGTCGACGAGCTGCAGGGCGCCCGGCTCGTCCCGTTCCCGGCCGGCTGA
- the melC2 gene encoding tyrosinase MelC2: MTVRKNQAALTADEKRRFVAAVLELKRTGRYDAFVTTHNAFILGDTDDGERTGHRSPSFLPWHRRFLLEFERALQSVDASVTLPYWDWSADRSPRSSLWAPDFLGGSGRSRDGRVMDGPFAASSGAWPIDVRVDGRTYLRRSLGTAVRELPTRAEVDSVLAMTTYDMAPWNSASDGFRNHLEGWRGVNLHNRVHVWVGGHMSTGVSPNDPVFWLHHAYIDRLWARWQRRHPGSGYVPGGGTPNVVDLHETMRPWNDTTPADLLDHTAHYTFDVD, translated from the coding sequence ATGACCGTCCGCAAGAACCAGGCCGCCCTGACCGCCGACGAGAAGCGGCGGTTCGTCGCCGCCGTCCTCGAGCTCAAGCGCACCGGCCGCTACGACGCCTTCGTCACCACGCACAACGCGTTCATCCTCGGCGACACCGACGACGGCGAGCGCACCGGGCACCGTTCGCCGTCCTTCCTGCCGTGGCACCGCAGATTCCTGCTGGAGTTCGAGCGGGCGCTGCAGTCGGTGGACGCGTCGGTGACGCTGCCGTACTGGGACTGGTCCGCCGACCGCTCGCCCCGTTCCTCGCTGTGGGCGCCGGACTTCCTCGGCGGCAGCGGGCGCAGCCGGGACGGCCGGGTGATGGACGGCCCGTTCGCCGCGTCGTCGGGCGCCTGGCCGATCGACGTCCGCGTCGACGGCCGCACCTACCTGCGCCGCTCGCTGGGGACGGCCGTCCGCGAGTTGCCGACCCGGGCCGAGGTGGACTCGGTGCTCGCGATGACGACGTACGACATGGCCCCCTGGAACAGCGCCTCGGACGGCTTCCGCAATCACCTCGAGGGCTGGCGCGGCGTGAACCTCCACAACCGGGTCCATGTGTGGGTCGGCGGTCACATGTCGACCGGGGTCTCCCCCAACGACCCGGTGTTCTGGCTGCACCACGCCTACATCGACAGGCTGTGGGCCCGGTGGCAGCGCCGGCACCCGGGTTCCGGCTACGTCCCGGGCGGCGGGACGCCGAACGTCGTCGACCTGCACGAGACCATGCGGCCCTGGAACGACACCACCCCGGCGGACCTTCTCGACCACACCGCCCACTACACCTTCGACGTCGACTGA
- a CDS encoding SRPBCC family protein yields MSQVEESIEVDVPVHTAYNQWTQFESFPEFMGGVQRVEQRTDTLTHWVTSVNGVHREFDAEITEQIPDERVAWTTVSGEARQAGVVTFHRLDDAHTKVMLQMEFQPEGVAESVGDKLGFVKRQTKGDLARFKEFIEERGMETGGWRGAVV; encoded by the coding sequence GTGTCGCAGGTCGAGGAATCCATCGAGGTCGACGTGCCCGTGCACACGGCCTACAACCAGTGGACGCAGTTCGAGAGCTTCCCCGAGTTCATGGGCGGCGTGCAGCGCGTCGAGCAGCGGACCGACACGCTGACGCACTGGGTGACCAGTGTCAACGGCGTGCACCGGGAGTTCGACGCGGAGATCACCGAGCAGATCCCGGACGAACGGGTCGCCTGGACCACGGTCTCGGGCGAGGCCCGGCAGGCCGGCGTGGTGACCTTCCACCGGCTGGACGACGCCCACACCAAGGTGATGCTCCAGATGGAGTTCCAGCCGGAGGGCGTCGCCGAGAGCGTCGGCGACAAGCTGGGCTTCGTGAAGCGCCAGACCAAGGGCGACCTGGCGCGCTTCAAGGAGTTCATCGAGGAGCGCGGCATGGAGACCGGGGGCTGGCGCGGAGCGGTGGTCTGA
- a CDS encoding ribonuclease H family protein → MIGHMRERLVAACDGASKGNPGPAAWAWVIADDTETPARWEAGPLGKTTNNVAELTALERLLAATDPAVPLEVRMDSQYAMKAVTTWLPGWKRNGWKTSGGKPVANQELVVRIDELLAGRSVDFRYVPAHQVDGDPLNDFADRAASQAAVVQQPAGSAQGSPEPPPSPDTPKTRSAAKPGRSAGGKSPRRSGGSSPRTISAKFPGRCLCGRPYAAGEQIAKNDQGWGHPECRTATTDAG, encoded by the coding sequence ATGATCGGGCACATGCGTGAACGACTGGTGGCCGCGTGCGACGGGGCTTCGAAGGGAAACCCGGGACCGGCGGCCTGGGCGTGGGTGATCGCGGACGACACCGAGACGCCGGCCCGCTGGGAGGCGGGCCCGCTCGGCAAGACCACCAACAACGTCGCCGAACTCACCGCGTTGGAACGCCTGTTGGCGGCCACCGATCCGGCCGTTCCGCTCGAGGTCCGGATGGACTCGCAGTACGCCATGAAGGCCGTCACCACGTGGCTGCCCGGCTGGAAGCGCAACGGCTGGAAGACGTCCGGCGGCAAGCCGGTGGCCAACCAGGAGCTGGTCGTGCGCATCGACGAACTGCTCGCGGGCCGCTCCGTCGACTTCCGCTACGTGCCCGCGCACCAGGTGGACGGCGACCCGCTCAACGATTTCGCGGACCGTGCCGCGAGCCAGGCCGCGGTCGTCCAGCAGCCGGCCGGCAGCGCCCAGGGCTCGCCCGAGCCGCCGCCCTCGCCGGACACCCCGAAGACGCGGTCCGCCGCGAAGCCGGGCCGCTCCGCCGGGGGCAAGTCGCCCCGGCGGAGCGGCGGTTCGTCGCCCCGCACGATCAGCGCCAAGTTTCCCGGCCGCTGTCTGTGCGGCCGCCCCTACGCGGCCGGCGAGCAGATCGCCAAGAACGACCAGGGCTGGGGACACCCGGAGTGCCGGACGGCGACCACCGACGCGGGCTGA
- a CDS encoding VOC family protein, with amino-acid sequence MAVRPEGTPCWADAMFSDVEAAKHFYGEVLGWTFGEASSEYGNYTQAYADGKAVAAVVPPMPGQEGPSQWCLYLASEDAAATAARIREHGGEVLMEPMRVGDFGTMCLGREPGGAVFGVWQAGVHEGFEAPPEQSGAYCWAEVFSREPERTDAFLPAVFPYKAKQMQDDAVDFRMFEIGGDTVLGRMRMTEEFPPEVPSYVNVYFTVDDCDDAVARATKNGGVLRFGPMDTPFGRFAAISDPQGANFSVIDVTTTAGEMPKTTDV; translated from the coding sequence ATGGCCGTACGACCAGAGGGAACCCCGTGCTGGGCCGACGCGATGTTCAGCGACGTGGAGGCCGCCAAGCACTTCTACGGCGAGGTCCTCGGCTGGACCTTCGGAGAGGCGTCGTCGGAGTACGGGAACTACACGCAGGCCTACGCCGACGGCAAGGCGGTCGCCGCGGTGGTCCCGCCGATGCCCGGCCAGGAAGGCCCGTCGCAGTGGTGCCTGTACCTGGCCTCCGAGGACGCCGCCGCGACCGCCGCCAGGATCCGTGAGCACGGCGGCGAGGTTCTGATGGAGCCGATGCGGGTGGGTGACTTCGGCACGATGTGCCTGGGGCGCGAGCCGGGCGGCGCGGTGTTCGGCGTGTGGCAGGCCGGCGTCCACGAGGGCTTCGAGGCCCCGCCCGAGCAGTCCGGCGCGTACTGCTGGGCCGAGGTGTTCAGCCGCGAACCGGAGCGGACGGACGCCTTCCTGCCGGCCGTGTTCCCGTACAAGGCGAAGCAGATGCAGGACGACGCGGTCGACTTCCGTATGTTCGAGATCGGCGGCGACACGGTGCTGGGCCGCATGAGGATGACGGAGGAGTTCCCGCCCGAGGTGCCCTCGTACGTCAACGTCTACTTCACCGTCGACGACTGCGACGACGCGGTGGCGAGGGCGACCAAGAACGGAGGCGTCCTGCGCTTCGGCCCGATGGACACCCCGTTCGGACGGTTCGCGGCGATCAGCGACCCACAGGGCGCGAACTTCTCGGTGATCGACGTGACGACCACCGCCGGCGAGATGCCGAAGACCACGGACGTCTGA
- a CDS encoding VOC family protein codes for MTTDGFTTCLWFDGQAEEAAQFYVSVFKNSSIGSIGRYNEAGPGPAGSVLAVEFTANGQKFVGINGGPQFTFSEAISFQIHCADQDEVDHYWAKLTENGGEPGPCGWLKDRYGLSWQVIPDGLIEMISDPDPEKSTRTTKAMYAMGKLDIVALKKAYDGV; via the coding sequence ATGACCACCGACGGATTCACCACGTGTCTCTGGTTCGACGGCCAGGCCGAGGAAGCCGCCCAGTTCTACGTCTCGGTCTTCAAGAATTCCAGCATCGGCTCCATCGGGCGCTACAACGAGGCCGGCCCCGGTCCGGCCGGGTCCGTGCTCGCGGTGGAGTTCACCGCCAACGGGCAGAAGTTCGTCGGCATCAACGGCGGCCCGCAGTTCACGTTCAGTGAGGCGATCTCCTTCCAGATCCACTGCGCGGACCAGGACGAGGTCGACCACTACTGGGCCAAGCTCACCGAGAACGGCGGCGAGCCGGGCCCCTGCGGGTGGCTCAAGGACAGGTACGGCCTGTCCTGGCAGGTCATCCCCGACGGACTGATCGAGATGATCAGCGACCCCGATCCGGAGAAGTCCACCCGCACCACCAAGGCCATGTACGCCATGGGCAAGCTCGACATCGTCGCGCTGAAGAAGGCCTACGACGGCGTGTAG
- a CDS encoding ATP-dependent Clp protease proteolytic subunit: MTPLTTLAPRAAEGDTPPTRFDDQLAAQLLDQRIVLLGTQVDEVSANRVCAQLLILSAEDPRTDIALYINSPGGSVHAGLAVYDTMRLIPNDVSTLAMGFAASMGQFLLSVGAAGKRYALPNARVMMHQPSAGIGGTTADIEIQAENLEHTKRTIERITAEHTGQSPETISRDGDRDRWFTAEEARAYGMVDRVVESLADVRPAAQKRRMGL; this comes from the coding sequence ATGACTCCACTCACCACGCTCGCTCCCCGCGCCGCGGAGGGCGACACCCCGCCCACCCGCTTCGACGACCAGCTCGCCGCCCAACTGCTCGACCAGCGCATCGTGTTGCTGGGCACCCAGGTCGACGAGGTGTCCGCGAACCGGGTCTGCGCGCAGTTGCTGATCCTGTCGGCGGAGGACCCGCGCACCGACATCGCCCTGTACATCAACAGTCCCGGCGGCTCGGTGCACGCCGGGCTCGCCGTCTACGACACGATGCGGCTGATCCCCAACGACGTGTCGACCCTCGCGATGGGTTTCGCGGCCAGCATGGGCCAGTTCCTGCTCAGCGTGGGCGCGGCCGGCAAGCGGTACGCGCTGCCGAACGCGCGCGTCATGATGCACCAGCCGTCGGCCGGGATCGGCGGCACCACGGCGGACATCGAGATCCAGGCGGAGAACCTGGAGCACACCAAGCGGACCATCGAGCGGATCACCGCCGAGCACACCGGGCAGTCACCCGAAACCATCTCGCGGGACGGCGACCGCGACCGCTGGTTCACGGCCGAGGAGGCCAGGGCGTACGGGATGGTGGACCGGGTCGTGGAGTCCCTCGCGGACGTCCGCCCGGCCGCGCAGAAGCGACGGATGGGGCTGTGA
- a CDS encoding ClpP family protease — protein sequence MGTYTIPNVVERTPQGERSYDVFSRLLSERIIFLGTEIDDGVANVVIAQLLHLEAASPESEISIYLNSPGGSFTSLMAIYDTMTFVRAPIATLCVGQAASTAAVLLAGGDPGRRLVLEHARVLLGQPASGGRQGTVSDLALQAKEMVRIRAQVEEVLARHTGHDVATLRADMDRDKVFTAREAVAYGLADEVLSRRPPTV from the coding sequence ATGGGGACCTACACGATTCCGAACGTGGTCGAGCGGACCCCGCAGGGCGAGCGGTCCTACGACGTGTTCAGCCGGCTGCTGTCGGAGCGGATCATCTTCCTCGGCACCGAGATCGACGACGGTGTCGCCAACGTCGTGATCGCGCAGCTCCTCCATCTGGAGGCGGCGTCCCCGGAGAGCGAGATCTCGATCTACCTCAACTCCCCCGGCGGCTCGTTCACGTCGCTGATGGCGATCTACGACACGATGACGTTCGTCCGGGCGCCGATCGCGACGCTCTGCGTCGGGCAGGCCGCGTCGACGGCAGCCGTGCTGCTCGCGGGCGGCGATCCCGGCCGGCGGCTCGTCCTGGAGCACGCGCGCGTGCTGCTGGGGCAGCCGGCCAGCGGCGGCCGGCAGGGCACGGTCTCGGATCTCGCGCTGCAGGCGAAGGAAATGGTCCGCATCCGTGCCCAGGTGGAGGAGGTGCTGGCCCGGCACACCGGCCACGACGTCGCGACCCTGCGCGCGGACATGGACCGCGACAAGGTGTTCACCGCGCGGGAGGCGGTCGCGTACGGCCTGGCCGACGAGGTGCTGAGCCGGCGTCCCCCGACGGTGTGA